The following nucleotide sequence is from Erythrobacter aurantius.
CGTGGGGTGTGCATGTCGTCCCGGCGGATGTCTGGATCGATCCGGGACGGGCCGTAGACCGGGCACTGATTACCCACGGTCACGCCGATCACGCACGCGGCGGACATGGGGCAACGATTGCCACCCCGGAAACGCTGGCGATCATGAAGTTGCGCTACAACACCCGCAAAGGCGCGACACCGGTTCAATATGGCGAGGCGATCCGCCTGCCGGGCGGTGTCGATGCGACCTTCGTTCCGGCGGGCCACGTGCTGGGCAGCGCGCAGATCTTGTTGGAACACGCAGGGGAGCGCGTGGTGATCACCGGCGACTACAAGCGCCGCGCCGATCCGACATGTGCGCCGTTTGAAGTCACGCCTTGCGATATCTTCATAACCGAGGCGACTTTCGGCCTGCCCGTCTTCACCCACCCGCCGATCGAAGATGAAATGGCGAAACTGCTTAGTGCGCTGCACGGGCATCCGGAAGGATGCGTGCTGGTTGGCGCCTATGCTCTGGGCAAGGCGCAGCGGGTGATTGCGGAATTGCGTGCTGCGGGTCATTCGCAACCGATCTTCCTGCACGGCGCGATGGAGAAGATGTGCCGCTTGTATCAGGATCACGGGGTGGATCTGGGTGAATTGCGGCTCGTCAGCGATCACGAAAAGGAGGCGATGCGCGGGCAAAT
It contains:
- a CDS encoding ligase-associated DNA damage response exonuclease — translated: MNTAFSWIRPEPWGVHVVPADVWIDPGRAVDRALITHGHADHARGGHGATIATPETLAIMKLRYNTRKGATPVQYGEAIRLPGGVDATFVPAGHVLGSAQILLEHAGERVVITGDYKRRADPTCAPFEVTPCDIFITEATFGLPVFTHPPIEDEMAKLLSALHGHPEGCVLVGAYALGKAQRVIAELRAAGHSQPIFLHGAMEKMCRLYQDHGVDLGELRLVSDHEKEAMRGQIVIAPPSALNDRWSRRLPSPVTAMASGWMRVRGRARQRGVELPLVISDHADWNELTQTIEDVNPQEVWVTHGREEALLRWCELGQRRARALALVGREDEDE